From the genome of Dehalococcoidia bacterium, one region includes:
- a CDS encoding CoA transferase encodes MAMILEGIRVLDLGHWILGPGAAALLGDLGADVIKIEDPVTGDASRGMMAAQKATTRIGGRNWFFELGNRNKRSVTLDLGKPEGREVFYSLVKKSDVVVHNKRPTGLAKVGVDYETLRKHNPRLIYATASSYGAKGPDADKISFDITGQARSGWMYFAGEPDMIPVLTTGGPADRAGAIMTAFGIVAALLHRERTGEGQEVETSLLGGVLSLFNMNIDFYSLLGQKLPRWKQSTMANPLWNYYKCKDDKWIMMAGIQADRYWEDVCKALSLEHIIKDPRFENMMIRSENNAACIDLFNQAFATKPRAEWMEILKKSGDLVFEEVNDIQEVFKDPQVRANNYIVDFAHPVWGKVSLHGFPWNFSRTPASIRLPGPEFGEHTEQVLNEVLGYDWHQITKLKDSKVI; translated from the coding sequence ATGGCCATGATTCTAGAGGGAATCCGGGTTCTCGACCTGGGGCATTGGATTCTGGGTCCGGGAGCGGCAGCTTTGCTGGGAGATCTGGGTGCCGACGTCATCAAAATCGAAGACCCGGTAACCGGGGATGCGTCTCGCGGTATGATGGCGGCCCAGAAGGCAACGACTAGAATAGGTGGGCGTAACTGGTTTTTTGAACTGGGCAACCGCAACAAGAGATCCGTCACCCTGGATCTCGGGAAACCGGAAGGCAGGGAAGTTTTCTACAGTCTGGTGAAGAAATCCGATGTGGTGGTTCATAACAAACGCCCAACCGGTTTGGCAAAGGTGGGTGTAGATTATGAGACGCTCCGCAAACATAACCCTCGCCTGATCTATGCCACAGCATCGTCCTATGGGGCAAAGGGGCCGGATGCGGATAAAATCTCCTTTGATATCACCGGGCAGGCCCGATCAGGCTGGATGTACTTCGCCGGAGAGCCGGATATGATTCCCGTGCTCACAACAGGCGGCCCGGCCGACCGCGCCGGTGCCATCATGACGGCCTTCGGGATCGTGGCGGCTCTTCTGCATCGGGAGAGGACAGGGGAAGGACAGGAAGTAGAGACTTCTCTGCTTGGGGGGGTGCTCAGTCTATTCAATATGAACATCGATTTCTACAGCCTTCTGGGACAGAAGTTGCCCCGGTGGAAACAAAGCACCATGGCGAATCCGCTTTGGAACTACTACAAATGCAAGGATGACAAGTGGATCATGATGGCGGGCATCCAGGCGGATCGATACTGGGAAGATGTATGCAAGGCTTTGAGTCTGGAACACATTATAAAGGACCCCCGCTTTGAAAATATGATGATCCGATCGGAGAACAATGCGGCGTGCATTGATCTCTTCAATCAAGCCTTTGCCACCAAGCCCAGGGCAGAATGGATGGAGATTCTCAAGAAGTCCGGAGATCTTGTATTCGAGGAAGTGAATGACATACAAGAGGTGTTTAAGGATCCTCAGGTGCGAGCCAACAACTACATTGTAGATTTCGCTCATCCTGTTTGGGGAAAGGTTAGCCTGCATGGGTTCCCATGGAATTTCAGTCGCACCCCGGCCTCAATCCGGTTACCCGGGCCGGAGTTCGGCGAACATACTGAACAGGTTCTTAATGAGGTCCTGGGTTACGATTGGCATCAGATTACCAAGCTGAAGGATTCAAAGGTGATTTGA